TAGCTCCTTCCATCAAGAGCAGCCCCTCCGTGACGGGATATCCAAACAGGAGCTTCGTTCCAGCGTGCCGGGTGGTGACAAGCTCTTCAAGGCCGCAATGGAGAGCCTGGTCGGGAAACAGAACGTGGTCGATCAAGGTGATACTGTTCGAGCGGCATCTCACAAGGTGCGCTTGAAGGATGAAGAGAAAGGGCTCAAGGACAGGATCTTGAAGATAATTGTGGATGGCAAAAATCAACCTCCTGTGCTGAAGGAGATCCTTGCCGACACCGGCTCGGACAATAAACAGGTTAGAAGCCTGCTGAACATCCTGGAAAAAGAAGGCAAAGTTGTCCGGATCAAGGAGGACATCTACTTTTCTGCGGGCTTCATCAATCAGACCAAGGCGAGCATGGAGGAGTTCATCAAGCGCGAGGGCGGGCTAACCCCCTCACAGTTCCACGAGATCACCGGCTCTTCCAGAAAGTACAACATTCCTCTCCTGGAATACTTCGACCGCCAGCGTTTCACTATGAGGATAGGAGATCAACGGGTGCTGAGGGGCTCGGGAACTTCGGGCGAGGGAGGCAAGGCCGAGTAGAAATCAGCGACTTTTTTCAGGCTCTCCAGACAATCCGATCTCTGGGCTTCAAAGCGCCTGGCCGCATCGGGGCTCTTGTCTTCCACGTACTGATACAGGGCCCAGGCCTGATGATCCATACACCCGTAGGAATTGTCCAACAGGTCGATGAGCTGCTTGTCCACTCCTGATAGTCTGGCGCCGGCAACGGCTTTGAGCTTGCCACGGATCACGCGCACCCGCTTTTGAACGTTCTTGGCAATTTCCAGGGCCGTTTCTTTGGGTAGGATGTCAGCGACAAATCCGTCGGCAGTGGTTCCCAGTAAGAGAAAGGAATCATTGAGATAAGCTGTGGCCGTCTCACCGAAAGCATTCAGGAACATTACCCGATCGTCGGCCAAGAGTGTTGACGGCCCGAGTATCAAGGCTACAATAAGTATCAGTCGAATTCTTCCCATGGTCCTGCGCGATCCGGAGATTAACTTTCGGCCCCTTGCAATCGACCCGGTAACGGCAAAACTCATAACACGACCCCGGAAAGGAGACAACCTTTTTAATGAGAATACTTCTTCATGCCTGCTGCGCTCCATGCCTCGTATATCCCCTGGATGATCTGCGCTCGGAGGGTCACGAAGTCACGGCCTTTTTCTTTAATCCCAACATCCATCCGTATACCGAATACCTGCGCAGGTTGGACGCTTTCACGGTGTACACTCGCGACAATGACGTCCGCGTCCTGACCGACATCCCTCCCGCGGGCATGGAGGAATGGCTCAGAGAGATCGTGTTCCGTGAGTCCCAGAGATGTCGTATATGTTTCGATCTGCGGATAGATGTCACCGCCAGACTCGCTCAGACAAGGGGATTCG
This portion of the Desulfomonile tiedjei genome encodes:
- a CDS encoding epoxyqueuosine reductase QueH, whose translation is MRILLHACCAPCLVYPLDDLRSEGHEVTAFFFNPNIHPYTEYLRRLDAFTVYTRDNDVRVLTDIPPAGMEEWLREIVFRESQRCRICFDLRIDVTARLAQTRGFDAFSTTLLYSRFQKHDLLKSTGEVVSEKYGIPFIYRDWRTGWNEGIKKYRKLGLYRQKYCGCIYSEKERALKII